Part of the Lolium rigidum isolate FL_2022 chromosome 6, APGP_CSIRO_Lrig_0.1, whole genome shotgun sequence genome, TAAAATGTCAATACTGGATGCAGTATCAGTGGGGTAGCTAGctacatctttactattaaattgcaataggtgactggCTGGTGTCACAAACGGACCGAAGAGCTTTTTTCACTAGGCCCAACGTAGATCGCAAAATCCTCCAAAAGCCCGACTCATGCACACACCTAGCCCAGATAGGCGAGCGGCTTAAATTTATAGCTGACTGCCACCGCCGAGTGCCCGAAGCGGTACCCATTCAAAAGACATGTTCCCCGTCCCTCTCCTCTCGCTCGTGTTGCTCCCGAGTCTCGTATGTGACCCAGAGCGCCGACCCCCGGCTTCCTGAAATTGGTGGCGCCAACAGCCGCTTAACGCGGTATGCTGCCGATTTGATGCTGCCTGACGTTGTATAGATCTCCCCACCCTCGTGTTTGCTCCCTCCGCTGCCTACTGATCCTCCGCATGGTTCTAATTGTGGCCTAGATCGAGGCTGTAGCGAGGAGCTGGCCGCCGCAGCGACAAGCTTTCTGGCGTGCCAGGAACTTCCGCTGCTCGATTCACGTCAGAAGCCTCTCGTCCCTGAATCTCCCCATCCCAATTCGATCTAGACGGTGAGGATTTGCTTGATTTCCAACCCGACTGAACCATGAACGCATCGGACCATGacagaaaaaattaaaaatctatGCAATCCCACCAAGCCTCTTGTTAATTCAGAAGCCTTTAAGCCCACCAACGGGCCGAAAGCCCAGATCGACTCCATCTGGCTCGACTGGACCCGAAGCCCATTCACTCGCGAAGCTGAGCGCACCAAATGTTTCTGGCTTCTCGTCTGCATCGGGAGAGCGCGAGCGGCTCGGAAAGTCGGAACTGAGCGGAGCGGGCGAATTTTGTAATATAACCACTTAGTTTTTCCGATTGAGCAGCCTGCAAGTCTACCTATATTTTAACGACAGAGCGAGGCACTCGCGGCACTGAAGACACATCGCGTGAGCCGCAAGGAGCAGGCTACGCCACTACGGAAGCACAAACATGATGCATGCATGTCCTGGGTGAGGGATCAGCATTAGTAATGCAGCAATAATCACAGCTTTCTTCGATCTATGCGGCAATAATCAATTCTGGACATAATATCGAGCCTACAATTTTTCTGCAAATAACACTTTGCAAACTTTGATAAAGAACCTCTACTATAAATTTGCAATCTGACATGATAGTATGTAAAAAAGATCACCTAATTCGTCAAAATAACCCGGATGCATCGACCTCCATGGACCACCAAATGCCACGTGACACTTGCTGCCATTGGCTGAGGCAGCAGACCCTATTGCCCTGGGCCTAGGCGGCACATAGGCCGGGACGGATGACAGTTCAAGGGTAAGAGCGGGAGAACTCCCTGCCGCCACATATATAGGTGGCACTATGTATAGGCCGCACCATGAACACGATCTATCGATTTCAAAAAATTAGAAGTAAAAAAATTTAAATGAAAGGCTAAACTACGGCTAGAGTTATCTAGGTCCGTCGATTTTAGGAAAATTTAGGATCTAATTTTTTATCCAAAATTTATTCGTCAAGCATGGCATTTATGAAGTGGGTAAGCAAATAAACATTATCTACTTTCGGATCCTCCATTAGGATTACTTCTTAGATTAACATATTTTATAACACCTTAAGGTCCACACAAGTTCTGCTCAAGCCATGACATGTCCGTTGTTCACCACCCGGGCGCTACAACATGAACATGTCCCATGGACTGGTTTTGGACCACTCGCGATCGCAAAGCTAGCTGACTGCGACGTTCACTGTACATATGATATCAGTGTCTTCATTGAATTTAAATAGGTTATCATACGACGCTTAATTGGGTTCCGTTAGAAACACAACCAGGTCCCCACCTCTCGTGCTTTATGGTTACACAGGATATATCTGAATTTAAAAGCTTCATGGGATAAATCTTGGTTATAAGAGATAATTAGTTAGCCATGTTAAAAAGATACCCCTCCTATCCATAATAAGGGCCATGGATTTAATTCTTTTATTTCAAATTACAATTAAAATTCTAACAGTTATTATCAATCGAAGGAAGTAGTTAGTAAGCTTCTTGCTTTATTTGCATACAACAATGAATTATGGCTTTTATGAAAATGCTTTGAAAACAAACTGGAATACTAATGTTTTTAGTGTACATGTGTATGATGTAACATATTTGagaagccgtagcaacgcacgggtactcTGCTAGTTTACATAAATATAGCAAGCAGGTGTAGTATGATATTTCCATCACAAGTACTAGAGAATGAAGCTGAAATTGAAATGTGCTAGACTGGGGTACTATGAACACTTGAACAGCAACACAGACCAAGTTCTTCCAGATCTAGTTCGTTTTCTTTGAATTTCTCAATCCTCCCTTGCCATGTGGTAAGAGTTTTCACTAAATAAGTACAATAAGTTGGGAGTTTCACATAATTGTCACAGACAATTGTTACTTTGATCTTCCAGATGTTTGAATCTCATTGCAAATCTTATTAAGATAGACGGAGTACATAACACAATCTACCGTCAGGTGCCTGATCATCATGCTTTTGCGAGGGATGCGACCAGCATAACTCGTGGGTTTCTAGCACACCCATCTTGCATGCTTCCTTCCACACTCCAGCGACGCTCTGCGGTCCTCACAAACTCATCCATAACCTCTCCAAAATGCTCGACTATTATCGGCTCAAATATGGCTCTTAGATGATTCAAAAACCTGCTTGGTGTCACGAATGTGTTGTCATAGTCTGTTTTAGGGTCATGTTCTCGCATCTCCCTGATTGAAAAGGAGCCTTCTTCTTGTATGATCTCCCTCAGTTCTTGGCAGGAGGGTCCATATAACGGAATGTAGAAAGAATCAAATTTTTCTTTGTCAATCGCACCCTGCCAAAAAATACCATAACATCAGGGGTCAAACACTAGTGTATTTGTTAGCAAATGATAAATTCTATGCTAAGAAAAACGAATGTACTACCTCCATCACaaacttaaggcttatatttttttgaaaagtcaaaccaagtaaagtttgacgaaacttttagaacaatctaaatataatattttgtagataccatacgaaaatatatttcattatctatttaatgatatttttgtattttgcatgttaatgatttttggtaaaagcttagtcaaacttgacatagtttgactttcaaaagataatataagccttaagctttgagatggaggtagtacCTCTGAGGTCATGACACTTAGAATCTGAGCTACAATTTCCCACAGGTGAAAGAATCTGGAGGCAATTACATAAGAAGGCCTCCCGATAATGGAAACAACCATCCAGCCTCCCGAGACCAATTCTTTGGCTCTCAACTTGAGAAAAAGTGTGAAATCTTTCCTGAACTGTTGAGCATAAGCCTCATGGACCATAGGGAGCCTTTCACGCCTAGCGTTCTCATCGATGTCATACGCCGGAATCTGATTCCTCGTTAGATGTTCAGGGGCCTATAAAGATAAGGTTTTACTTATATATTCAGCAAGTAATCAAATGGATCGATCCATTGACCAGTGTCAAACTCACACCTTTGAGAGCCATTGCAGGCTATTTGACGAGCAGACAAGATGCAAGGAACCACTAGTGAAGAGCCTCTCGTAAAATGACCCCGGTGTGACACCAGTCACGACTAAAGGCTTGTTGCTTTGACGGAGCGTGACGAGGCTCTTCACCACCGCGTTGAAGTCGTTTTCAGGCAGGTCGTTGAGGAGCACACATACTTCCGGTGGTGACTGCTGGAACTGAAGGCAGTGGTTGTGGATAGCCTCGACGGCAATCGATACCAGTGCTAGCGCGTTTGGGCCAGAGGAGCAGCCCAAGTCTGCGATCAGCATCTTTCTGGGGA contains:
- the LOC124665559 gene encoding salicylate/benzoate carboxyl methyltransferase-like, which encodes MASSQLVRMNQGQGETSYARNSSIQNAQQNRMKPLIEAAIVDLCSSVNSSTVFPRKMLIADLGCSSGPNALALVSIAVEAIHNHCLQFQQSPPEVCVLLNDLPENDFNAVVKSLVTLRQSNKPLVVTGVTPGSFYERLFTSGSLHLVCSSNSLQWLSKAPEHLTRNQIPAYDIDENARRERLPMVHEAYAQQFRKDFTLFLKLRAKELVSGGWMVVSIIGRPSYVIASRFFHLWEIVAQILSVMTSEGAIDKEKFDSFYIPLYGPSCQELREIIQEEGSFSIREMREHDPKTDYDNTFVTPSRFLNHLRAIFEPIIVEHFGEVMDEFVRTAERRWSVEGSMQDGCARNPRVMLVASLAKA